A stretch of DNA from Esox lucius isolate fEsoLuc1 chromosome 18, fEsoLuc1.pri, whole genome shotgun sequence:
ctgtctccctctgtctgtgggtttgattccaaaAGACGGCCagtgtgaaaaatgtatgttctcATTTATGTAAGTCGTTTAGGGCGGCTAATTTAGGTAACAGTAATTCTGCCAATTGATTATGCTAGTACATACTTCATGTTGTCACATATAACCCACAGCAGAAGGTTTAAAAAACACTGATGAATTTGGTAATGTTACTGGACTCCTCTTTATGTGTGCATggttgtttctttgttttttttatacggATCTGCAGACTACATCTGCAGCCACAGAATTAAACAGGAACTGAGTCACAACTCCCTCACCCCAACTGACACTGCACGCCCCACTTCCTGTTTATGTCGCCGTGGCAATGGAAGTCCTGAGGAAAGGTTGCTTAACATGAGAGGGAAACAGCCTGATTGAGAGCATCTCTGCTATGGAAATAGAATCCATCGGCCAAGGGTCTCAACGGGGTGTcaagatgttattggtttatgagGGTGCTGCGCGTAGCTATCTGCCTGGTGCGTGATCAGGCTGTAACCATTACGGACGGGTGTGCCTGGTTCAGAACTAGAGGAGTGTCCCGTTTGTAGACTACAGAGGTGACAGGCAGAAGCTACAGTAGGCGGAGGATGTGCAGAAACACCAAACGCACTTCTCAAAGCGTAGCCCTAAAACCTCTATCAGGCATCTGTCCTTTCTCAACGCTGACATAAAGGATATTGGCCAATCACTCTGCAGCCGCGTGAACGGGCATCCTCAGTCAGAATTCTGTGTCGCGCTGTGCAGGCTTCACTATAATGATTATATGAGTGCTTTACAACTGCTGGCGCCATTCTGTTTTATTCCACTTAGGCTTATTTTTCTACTTGTTCCCATTTCTGACAATCCAACCGTTTTTAACAACTGGGGGTGCATCTGCCGACTAGCATATTAAGTATGATGTCTGGAAGTCTATGTTATCTGCTAGTTTGATTCCAGATATCATAGACTTCCAGTCACTGCAGAAATGTTAAGTAGCATTTGCTGCAGAGCTAAAATGTCCCATCAAAACTGCAAGAAGAGAAATACAGATGGTATCCGTGAGTTCTTCTGACTTAAGGGGAAATCACCTTATTACAAATGAAGACAAGTGCACGCGCAAACGCACACcagcacacgcgcacacacacacacagtgttacaTAGTGCCCTGCAGGAATTGGATCAGTCCATCTTGGCGAGTCAGTGAATCTCATTAGGAGCAATGGAGCCATTTAGCTGTGGCTTACTGTGCGCGCTCCGAAAGGTCAAACGGGGTCTTACATGGTCACTTATTAAGGCTAGAGCCACAGAAGGGAGTGGAGATATAGAAACACAACCTGTAgaatgaaaatgtctgtttgtttgcacACAGTGTCCCATCATTTATTGCTTGCAGTTTCACATAGTCAGTgaaaaccattaaaatgtaGCTTCCCCAGAAAGACCACCATTGTCAATAAAGGGCACTACTCCACCAAGCACTTCCACAAGCTTTTTAGAATCGATGTATTCTTGTCATAATCTTTATTTCATGTATTGCATGTGTGCAAATGTAGCGCAACAGCAAGTTCCCTCTTCAAAATGTATACTGTCCAGTGAGTTCTACATGCCCTATGTCTATAAGCATCAGTTAAGTACAGTAGCTCAAAGCATCTTTCTTTTCTAAGGCCTGCTCAAAGCAGACTTGACGTAACCTATTAGCTGCTACAGGTGGTGGGGGAGGAGCGGGGTTGAGACGGGGGTGAGTAGGGAGGCCAGTGGAAGCATAAAAGGTCAaggcagggaggagggaaaGGAGTAGTAGGAGTAAGAGAGGTTTGGGAAAAGATGTGACTGCAGCTCTCACAGGCTCACGGTAATCTGATAATGAATTTCCAGAGGACAACTTGGTGATAATGGAGTTGGAAAAGAGGGTGAAAGAGAACGGAGAGAGTTGAGTGGGACAGAGCGACAGAGGGAAGATGTAGACTCTTTGTCAATAGCTTTACTACAGCCTCATCTGCTTTACTATGACGTCCCCAGCACGCATTAAATCCTGTCTTCACAAACCATGGCTGCCTGGGTTACAGCTGCAAATGCTTAACATCGACACATTTGTAAAACGACAACATGTAGAAATGAACGCACACTTCACGACCGTTACGTATAGCTTATCTACAGAGAGGGCATAGGGGCAGGTTGTCATCCACCCACACCGTCAAAGTTCATATTCTAATGTGCTCTGCAACCTATAACAAATATGGCGTAttgcattgcattctgttttattttaactaCACTGTTAAACTGTAAAACTTTGTACACACTTGCACATCCAAGTGAACGGgttgtgtgtccaaacctttgactgccACTGCATACGCATAGTAAATGTCTTTGTGGGGACAAGAAGAAAAGCCAGTATGTGGTGAAGAAGGGTTGGTGGCTGGAGATAAGTCTGTCATTCTGGGAAAAATCTTCCTCTATAACCTGCTTAGATCACTCAGCCGCCCTTTCCCTTCCCTCTGGTGTGTATGCAACTACGTATAATCTGAACAGGAAGCGCGTAGCTGCATTCTGAACTCTGACCTACAACCTCTACGACTTAGTCTCAGGGCATGACACCTGGAATATCCTCACTCATCCCCTGGACTAGAGTATATCCCACAGTATGATAAATCCCTCAGACGTTGACCATTATCCCCCTTCATTTATTAGGATATACATATCTGGCAAAACAACCATGCAGAAATATCAGATAGAAATGGCAGCCCTTCTTTCCAGAGGGACTATATTCCAGACTATATTGTCAATCAATTAACCTAAAAAACATTACTAACAGTGTATCCAGAGAAGGTTAATGGAATTCACTTCCATACTGTTTCTGGATTGGGTCTCCTTCGCATCCCTGTCTTTTCCAACAGGCcagccctggagaataatatgTGGTTTTATAGCGTGACCGCACATTTTTCTCTTCCAGGTCAGTGTTTATAGACCCAAAATGGCCATGTCCTCTGTGGCAGTTAAAGAGTGGTTTGACAGTGTGGAGCACAGAGCCAGGTTCAGATCATAATGGAACTCACTAGGTTGGTTCTTCCATCCTGCTTGCTGCCAGGAAGTTGTCCTTGTAAACTGTAACGCTCCACCTACAACTTTTGCCATTATTTTTAGCATTCAGGACCAAAAGCaatatgtttgtattttgtaaaatgaTAAAGCCATAGGACATAGATGCAGAAGGTGAACAGCATAGAGGTCAACTTCCATAACAACTAATAGTGCTAAACCGAGAAAAcgagagaaaatgtttttttctccaagGCATGTTACATGTTTAAAATGATCCTATTCGCAGATACTGTGTGCAACAGACACAACCATAGCTTAATCTTGCTTTTCTGTTTTTGCAAAAAGGGCAACAGGTCGAGTTTGAATCCACACTGCAGCAATGGAAGTTCACCAGAGGCAATGGCTTAGACCACAAGACAGCCCCAGGCCACACGCCTCTTTCATTGTTATCTACAGTGATCTTTATGGCAAAGTCGTTAAGCTGAGTCTACGCTGAATTTGGAATAGATGTTAGGTTTTTGGAAAGTGTGGTCTCAAAAAACATGGAATGATTTCAGTGTTATTCTGTTGTCAAACTTCACAGCTGTACTGTtctttaaataaacatattttggtgatctctctggggaaaGATGTGGCCTAGCATGAGCCTGCTGACTGGTGCGCATGTACTGCTGTAGCGTGGGTCCGAGTCTCACATACTGTTCATTCAGTAAAAGCCCTTGGCACTATTATTCACCTCATTCCTATGGAATAAAACAGATATAATAAAGCTTTAAAAGACCATTCTTTAGTGAAAGTTGCTTCAAATCTAATATTTTCATAGCAAGTacttatgaaatattttttgggaatccttgaaagaaaatctgaaataaTACCTGGTCATTAACTAAAATGTCCTGTTTTTAATtggagaaaaaagaaacaacaaagtCATGCTTGGGCTTCAAGAAAGTAACATAATTCATGCCATCATAGGTTTGATCGAGATACTAGTATAAGGTGTGTGTAGGTCtgcatgtatatgtgtgtgtgtgtgtgtgtgtgtgtgtgtttgtgtgttactgTATGCACAGTGTAACtccatgtgtatatgtgtgttaatGCACATACAGTTTAAGTATGAGTGCAtaggtaagtgtgtgtgtgtgtgtgtgtgtgtgtgtgtgtgtgtgtgttactctacATACATTGTAAGCctgtgtgtataagtgtgtgtatgttaatgtAATACAGTttaactctgtgtgtgtatgtgtgtgttactgtacaGAAAGTGTACATCTGTGTGTATAGCTGTGTGTATGCTACAGTACAAACAATGTaagtctgtatgtatgtgtgttactgtacagaaagtgtatgtcagtgtgtataagtgtgtgtatgttaatgtAATACAGTttaactctgtgtgtgtatgtgtgtgtgttactgtacaGGAAGAGTAAGCTGCAGTAATCTGGTTTATGGGCTAGTCAATGGTGACGCAGACAAACCATTCAGGCTCTATCTGATAGATTCTGAGTGACAAGTAGCCTAACCTGACACTATGGCCACTAGACTTAGATACTGTACCTGTAGCCTATGGTCATTTACACCTACAAACCCTAAATGCATTCCTCCCCTGGAATTGTTTTGAGCAACACTTTCAAACACTTACATAGGGCAGCGTATAGATTTAACCAAAAGGTTGGTACTTGGAATCCCCTGGATGACAAAGTGGAAATCTGTAGATCTGCCCTTAAGCAAGCCATTTAAAAGTAATTACTCCAGGGTTGAACAATGGCTGATCCGTGGCCATTAGCTTGCTCTCTAATGGTATCAAAGGGGGTGTTGCAAAAGACACATTTCCATTTGCCATCTTTTCACTTGTAGGTTACACACTTAGAAAACTGAAATACTGTGaatacatataaacacacactacGTTTTAAAGGTTTTACTTGCCAATTTAATTCcgtaaataaaaatactttcaaatgAATCTGGATGGAAGCGCAACTACAGATACTGAAAGAGACAGGGTGATTTTACCTTCCCTCTAGAGGGTGATAGCATATGCaaaaaaataggatttttatattttgtaatttttccgGTCAACTCCTGCATTCTTTCACAACAAAGGTCATCGAAAGGGAGCTGGAAGAGAAGTGAACATTCTCAATTCTAACATGCGCTTTTATGAAATTGGAAAATTATGTTTATGGGTGGATCCCAGAAGTTAATTGCGCAAGACATTTTATTGCTACAACcatttatattgtttataagtAACTGCTTGCTTTTTTCCTTCTACAAAACAAAAGCTGATTGAATTTTATTTGTTGTCGTGGCCAGTTTCAGATAGCATATTTGACTATTGTCGATGAAACGTGGCAGTTGAGGTGGTCAGGGGCACTGTTCGCGGACTAACGATTTGACACTTGATCGCTAAACCACTCTTCCCATTGAAACTGATTGATAGTTAACACTGATTTTTGAGTAAACATCATGCATCGAAGTATATCATCAGTTACAATACTAAACATAATTAACTCCGTAACACAATATGAAAGGTGTTATGTGCACATTTGAGTTTGTCAAAAACGACATGCATGTAGTTTTTACGTAAAAATACTGCGACGGGTGACACTTCTATATAAATGTTCTCCTTTTAGTTGTTGTACCATGAACCGATTTAGAATCCGCGTTCCATCGTCCCAGATAATATTCATCAATAGGGGATGAAATGCAAAGCTAAAATCTGACCTCAGATCGGGACTAGTGTATTGTACTTGATTGGAATGTACCCAGAAAGCACAGATTACAGCGATTGGTGGAAGAAGCTGCCACTCATAACAAGCCGTAGCTTCACAGGGGAAAGCAATTTCTCCAAAACCCACAAGCGTCTGTGGTGCGGAACTTCTGTATCGTGACGCACTGCTACCAAGTAAAATATTGTCAAAATGTGACCGGCAAGTTACAATTATATACACGATTTGTGAATGGTAGgtgataaaaatgtatatgtaggTGTTTTGTGCTTTCGATGATGCGTAAAAGCTGAGGGGACATTCGAAGAGACGCAAAACCTGCTACGTGTAAACGTAGTTGGAAAATAACTTTGAGAGGTGCTGAAATGTGCTTAATTCTAACGAAAAAGGCGATTCTGATTGCAATCGGGGTACAACTTATTAAGAAAGAAAATACGATATTCTGTATCAATGCTAATTGACAGGCGCGTCTTTAGGCGATGGCGACCCAGACGGAAGAGAAAGCGCACAGCTAACGAATACGGGACAGTGAGAGGCAGCTGCTGGACAAACCCTTGAGACCCGCTCAACATTCAAGTAACATCCCCGCTGAAGTTTGGTTATAGGGAAGGGACTGTGCAGCTAGCTTTACGCAGTGCAACAATCTGAGGATAAACCCTGGATTCACTCCAAGCAACAAAGTGGGGAAAACGTCTGCTGTGCATAAAAGTGAGATGCTTCGTCATATGTTCGAACAGTGATACAGATAAATACAGAAATCACACAACGAAGGCTGAGGGAGTGAttactttttacttttaaaTTTTCAAATCTACCTCTTATCAATATGTGCGAGAAAGTCGACTGGAGACAATCGACTCCAGTGGATTCTCTTGTGGACAGAGAGAGCAGTAACCTTAGCGTGCTCAACTGGGAACAAGTGCAGCGCCTGGACTCAATCCTGGCTGGGTCCATCCCCATACACGGCCGCTGGAACTTCCCAACCCTGGAGATGAAGCCGCGGGATATTGTCAAAGTGGTTAGGTGTCGTATGGAGGAGAAAGGGATTCGAGTCCGGGAAGTGCGCCTAAACGGCTCCGCGGCCAGCCACGTTCTCCACGAGGACAGCGGGTTGGGATGGAAGGATCTGGACTTGATTTTCTGTGCCAATATGAAAGGCGAGTTGGAGTTCCAGACGGTTAAGGATATAGTTCTAGACGCTCTTCTAGACTTCTTACCCGAGGGAGTGAACAAGGAGAAGATCACACCAGTGACCTTAAAGGTATTACTTACTTTATTATCATTTGTTAtgatcattttttttattcttaatgCAGGTTAATGCAGATGTCTAGAACCACTAAGCTTAGTAAGGCAAATGTGTGTATGATTATTACAGGCTACACGTCATGACTTGCATTACAATCCAGCCAGTGAAAGTTGGGCTCCTGTGTGAGGATGCAACACATGCACCCTATAGCAGCATATAAATGACAGACATGCCAGTCCTCACAGTATCTAcgttaatatattttgttaggCCTTTTGTGCATTTAACATTCTACTTTGGATTGTTACCTGCATAGTGATAAGGCTAGAGATAGTAGAATCAGTGGTTTCCAAGAGGATTCACACTAATCCAATTGGAGGGCCATCCGTTCAGTTACCTGGATACCTACTTTCCCAAGACCAGGCACGTACACGGGTAAGGCTCAGCCTGTGCAGAGCACATACCCCTTTGCTATATAGTGTCCTTTGCGGTGGGCATGTGCCCGTCCGTCTTCGTGACATGCGTCATGCACACGACGGGTACTTTTGCACGCGTCACGCACTCCGACGGGTATGCGTTGTCGATCTTTTTTGCGTGCACGGCGCGGTCTGTGTGAGGTGACAACCCCGCCCATTTCCGTTTTGGCCCATGTCTCTCGAAAGGTGTGTGCACGGCACTGCCCCTGACCCAACACTAGAGCTGTCCAGCATACCAAATAATGGAGATTACTTACCTCTCAATGCCAAACATATAGATTAATTACATTCAAATACCTGTATAAGTATGGCATCTGACACAGGTAAAAATCACACATGCCCCAGTAAGTTGACCTAGTATGTGTTCACACTGCCAGCAATGTATTTTGCACAACTGTCTGAGACAGACAACACATCCAACTTTGACTGATCTGTCTTGATGGCCTGGTTTAAAATGTCTCAGGTCATTGAGAAAACTCAGCCAAATAAGTAGAAAGTACCATCCAGAACATTAAAATGGTGGAGGCTTTCAATGATGAGGTTTCAATGATGCATTGTCTTGCAAGATCCCTCAGTTCCACTCTGTGTcacatatttacaatattttcacaTCAGACAAAAGAGGGAGCTTAAAGTTGTTTGTGAGGTACAGTAGGCAGGTTATCAATAATGGATATGATATGGATTGCATAAACAAATAGGCAGATAAGTAGTTGATTTcacattgtgaaaatataaaaaaacacatttgacacACTTTCCTAATGTAGTGTTATGGCTCCCACTCTCACCAGGCTAAATGCAGGACTTAGAAGGTGATGAATGTACAAAGGATAAATGAATAAACGCGTTTAAGATTGTTGTCTAACTGGAAGGTCGGTCAGTCTGCAGAGTGGAGGGAAAAAGGCCACATTTGCTGTGATTAAGCCCATGTCTGCTGTCAACTATGGGGTTATTTCAGGCTGCATTGTCGCCTGGTGCAAGCGGCAGTGCCAACCACGGTCCGTGTGGCTCTTGGAGGGTGGGGAGTTCCTTCCAAAATACCACCAGGGGCACGCTGCCTGCCCTCCAGGACATTCACTCCTCACGGTCCCCGTGGACCTCGGCCACTGGTGCCTTAGGCTGAAATGAAGCTTCTACTCCCCCCGAGGCGGTCAGACTGTTCAGTCATGCATCTGCCCCGCTCTCAAATCTGCAGAGTGGAGTCCCTTTGGACACTCGCACACGGAACACACAACCCCCGGCTCGTTCATACAAACTGACCTAGCATGTCCGCACTCACACACGTCACCAACGGACACATTATCACTCAGCCACAATTAATATACACACGTATTCGACCTCACACACGTCACCAACGGACACATTATCACTCAGCCACAATTAATATACACACGTATTCGACCTCACACACGTTCAGTAAATGCTGCCGTCCCATGCTTATTGTAAATGTTACTGCTGGTCATTTAATTACAAATTCTGGGGACTGATGTATGTGCAAAATCCCATTTGGATTAACAATTtgattgtatttgtattatttgtttttgagtAATATATTTAATGAACTGCATGGTTTATCTTCAGAAACAAGCATTTTTTCACACAACATCTTGTAGTTCATAGACCCTTAATATATGCAACCAGTACAATTTGAAACTTGTAATTATCTTTCTCGGGGTCCATTTAATGTAAACAGCATCATGAATTTCTCCCAGTCATTTTTGCTAATCTTTAAAGGGTGCAGTCATTTTGGACCCTACTGTATGTGATCGTTTCTCAGtttaatcaacatttgaaagTATTCTGTTTTTGTCCTTCTGGGCAATTTCCAGTGTAAATATAAGTTCTAATTATGTTTCCATCCCCTAACCATCCACTCAAATCAACATTGTCTTGTGACTGAATGTGGCCGGGGATCACAGAGTCCCCAGAACCATTGTCATAAACAGACATCACATATATAGAGATGTCTTCTTATTTCCGTTTGGTTGTGCTTTCAGGAGGCCTACGTGCAGAAGATGGTGAAGGTGTGTAATGATTCAGACCGCTGGAGTCTCATCTCGCTCTCCAACAACCGAGGGAAGAATGTGGAGTTAAAGTTTGTGGATTCTTTACGGCGGCAGTTTGAGTTCAGCGTGGACTCCTTCCAGATCCGGCTGGACTCCCTGCTCCTCTTCTACGAGTGCTCCGAGCACCCCATGGCCTCCACCTTCCACCCCACCATCCTGGGAGAGAGCGTCTATGGCGACTTCTCCACCGCCCTCGACCACTTACGCCAACGCCTCATCTGCACGCGGAGCCCCGAGGAGATTCGCGGTGGCGGCTTACTAAAATACTGCCATCTTCTGGTGCGCGGTTTCCGTGCGGCTTCTGGGACCGAAATGAAACTCCTTCAGCGCTACATGTGCTCCAGGTTCTTCATAGACTTCCCGGAGGTGGGCGAACAGAGAAGGAAGCTGGAATCGTACCTCCAGAACCACTTTGTTGGTCTGGAAGACAGGAAGTACGACTACCTGGCCACCTTGCATGGAGTGGTGCGGGAGAGCACGGTGTGTCTGATGGGCCTTGAGAGAAGACAGACCCTGGGGCTCATTTCCTCGCTGGCCCTCCGAGTCCTCGCCGAGCAGAACGTCATCCCCAACGCGGCCAACGTCACCTGCTTCTACCAGCCGGCGCCTTACGTGGCTAACGGCAACTTCAGCAACTACTACGTGGCGCAGGTGACATACCCCCCAGCGCAGTACCCCCCAGCGCAGTACCCCCCAGCGCAGTACCCCCCAACGCAGTACCCCCCAGCGCAGTACCCCTCAGCGCAGTACCCAAACCCATCGCACCATGCGCCTCCTCACTGTCCCATGTACACGTGGATGCCCTGTAACTGACTGTTTGAAAGGGGACGCTTGAAATCCGTCAGTCATCGGACGGTGGCGCGCTCATCCTAAACGGCTGGATCATAGTGCCACAGTGGTTCCTCTCTGTGTTCTAATGGGAAGATgaagaggggggtgggggtgggggccgTTTTGCTTTTGTGCGCATGATGGGGAGGAGAGTAAGGATGCCACTTGGATGTGGTTTCACCTTATTCCGGGCAGAAAGTCAGCGGTTGGAGGTGGAAAGCAAAAGGAGGCAAGCCAGGAGGAGGCTTACCTATAAGGAGGCGACAGCCTACTTGGAATGGCCCCAGAGTTAGGAGCATTAGGCCCAAGGCTGAATTATAACAGCCTTGAGGATGCAGCGAAACTATGTAGCGGACATGTCCACAGTGACAGCAGTCATAGTTTTACAAGCAACGGCTTGTGTTGGACTTGCACTCGAAAAACACTCTTACCTGCAGTGTACTCGTATCACTGACACTCAAAGACAGCGGACAGTGTCATAAGCAGTCTCATAGGCACACGCCTAGTATACAGTGAAGTTAAGTGATGTCAGAGAATACAGGAAGTTGTAGGCCTGGTACAGCCGGATTGACTATAAAGAACTTTTTCTAACCATTTTCTAACTAATGAAAAGAAGAAGTGAGAAAATAATGTCTTGACCCAAACAATGCAAAAGAGAACTGGATATTGTTTATAGAACTAATATCTGTCTTTATAATACTCATAATTTAGCCGATTAAAGAGAAGAACAACAAAATGCACAGAAAATGCAATATGTGAATATTTTTGGTTAAGTGCCTACATGTCTAGAAGGAAGAAACAGGttgttatatttttgtaaataaactcAGACCTGGTTATTGTAGACAATGGGCCTTTTAGAGGGTTTTAAGGCATGTCATTGTGtgtaaagacatttattttggacCATAACAGGACACAGCATGAGTTCATAATGATGTAGACGGACAAGGTTTGAAACTTCGACTTACAGAAGTGGGTCTCATATCTCCCAAGACAAGAAACTATAATTGGAGGAAGAAAGGCAAAGGGCATAGAAAGTGCAGGAAAATGGAGGAGACAGTAAAGCCATGTTCACACTGGCAGTTTGAAGTGAAATCTTATTTCCATATCCAATTAGAATCTAACGTTTTATATTTCAAACCATGTTCTAAACCAAGCTCATTGGTGGATACAAATCAAATTCCTACACTATGATTTCAAACATTCAAAGCAACTGGAAAACTTTAATAGCATACCTTCATGTTGTCGGCTTATAGAAGGGTGataaatgaacagaaaaacCTTTATAATGAGGGGTTCTGCACTGCAAACCCACTATAGTATCTCTCTCTTGATGGACTGTTTCTTGCTGACACAGTTATATCACGTCCTGCATTGACGTTTTCAGTCACCAGGGAAAGAGTTGCTGTTCTGTTTTCTCCTAACATATTGCAGTAATGCACGAGCATCGTCGATTTTGCACTTTCAACCACAATGTCCAGCCATGTATACCAACGTGTGTCCTGCAGATGTAACTTTAGCCACTGTTCCTTTTGAAACACTGGCCTGTGGAGCAGTCTTTGTGTCTAATTCTCCTGCCATCTGTGCCCCAGTAAGGAACCTTCTTTCAAAGCCACTTAGATccattcctcttgccatcttgatccaaaatggaGGTCAACTGGGCCACAGAGGCACATAGCATGATGGGATGTTAATAgcttaattgtatcattcagtgcacctgtatggaagcatctgcattcgttAAGTTCCTCcgctcatttattcaggtttttcctttcatttgtcacTTGTCTGTAGCTTGGTACAGAACTTCTAAATATGAAGCACTAAGCACGACCACCAATCATCCCACAGCAATGCACATTCACACTTTATTTCTAAGGACAACTAGCcaactgtatacacacaaatcTTATTTAGTCACTTATAATTTGCTGTTCAGACTCCCAGTATTCTACAATggataagaaaaacaaaacgtaTTCGATCAACTCATTGTAGGCCTGCAGTGTGAACAAAGCTTCAGGATTAGGCCTGTAAACGGCAGCACACGTGTACCCTCTGTTGACTGAGAGTATATAGTAGAGGGATGGTCCTGAACGTGTTGCTTGAGAGACATTTTAGTGCTATTTTAtttagagtgtgtgtatgggcaatatatgtgtgtgttcacaagGTGTAAATTGTCCTTTGCTGTTCTCCTTTTTTGTGACATTTCTGATTTTAACTTCTAAGGGATTCCATGTGTGGTGTTAGAAAGGAAGAGTGTATAAGGTGAAGAGTAGATGGTCGTTCCATTTGACGTTTATCACTTTTGATTTTAAAGATACCTTTCATACATCCTTGTCTATGGTGGAAGTGGTCAGAATGTGAgtttcaaaacaatattttgggaCTTGGATGCCAAAATATTCAGGATATTAATTCAAAGGTGacccattttatatatatatatatatatatatatatatgtatatatatatatgcatatatatg
This window harbors:
- the LOC105017638 gene encoding terminal nucleotidyltransferase 5A, translating into MCEKVDWRQSTPVDSLVDRESSNLSVLNWEQVQRLDSILAGSIPIHGRWNFPTLEMKPRDIVKVVRCRMEEKGIRVREVRLNGSAASHVLHEDSGLGWKDLDLIFCANMKGELEFQTVKDIVLDALLDFLPEGVNKEKITPVTLKEAYVQKMVKVCNDSDRWSLISLSNNRGKNVELKFVDSLRRQFEFSVDSFQIRLDSLLLFYECSEHPMASTFHPTILGESVYGDFSTALDHLRQRLICTRSPEEIRGGGLLKYCHLLVRGFRAASGTEMKLLQRYMCSRFFIDFPEVGEQRRKLESYLQNHFVGLEDRKYDYLATLHGVVRESTVCLMGLERRQTLGLISSLALRVLAEQNVIPNAANVTCFYQPAPYVANGNFSNYYVAQVTYPPAQYPPAQYPPAQYPPTQYPPAQYPSAQYPNPSHHAPPHCPMYTWMPCN